Proteins encoded together in one Telopea speciosissima isolate NSW1024214 ecotype Mountain lineage chromosome 4, Tspe_v1, whole genome shotgun sequence window:
- the LOC122658280 gene encoding B3 domain-containing transcription factor FUS3-like, whose amino-acid sequence LALTSQWPVTEQSVFQETEASVRALVLMSVVPGKPKIVTMRGDRTDDESDRSEASHELEIDLVAATSFGANRKKRMARQRRVNLLNPLPFASLPTSNSHVLTLPAHSHSQDCFTLPAREIDARRLRFLLQKELRNSDVSSLGRMVLPKRAAEAYLPALDAKEGFYIDMDDMNGQQVWNFKYRFWPNNNSRMYVLENTGEFVRTHGLQSGDFIMLYKDEQSQKYVIRARKYLDQDIFCDYTMNGFFGINTRNDRSVPDIEVNKSSFLPVNVATADDLGMSLLGDNTFFDEFPLTFESVLDYPKLEPIEPITSFGSVDNVSFDDFL is encoded by the exons CTAGCCCTAACCTCCCAGTGGCCTGTGACGGAACAAAGCGTTTTTCAGGAAACTGAGGCGAGTGTACGTGCGTTAGTGTTAATGTCAGTTGTTCCCGGAAAACCTAAGATTGTCACAATGCGGGGAGACAGAACCGACGATGAATCGGATCGGAGCGAAGCGAGTCATGAGCTCGAGATCGACCTCGTTGCTGCCACCAGCTTCGGAGCCAATCGCAAGAAACGGATGGCCAGGCAGAGACGAGTTAACCTCCTCAACCCCTTGCCTTTTGCCTCTCTGCCAACCTCGAACTCGCACGTGCTAACGCTGCCCGCTCACTCTCACTCTCAGGACTGTTTCACCCTTCCTGCACGT gaaattGATGCAAGGAGGTTGAGGTTCCTCCTCCAAAAGGAACTTCGAAACAGTGACGTGAGCTCCCTCGGGAGAATGGTACTCCCAAAA AGAGCAGCAGAAGCTTATCTCCCAGCTCTTGATGCTAAGGAAGGGTTCTACATCGACATGGACGATATGAATGGTCAACAAGTGTGGAACTTCAAGTATAG GTTTTGGCCCAATAACAATAGCCGAATGTACGTACTAGAGAACACTG GGGAGTTTGTGAGGACTCATGGCTTGCAATCTGGAGACTTCATTATGCTGTACAAAGATGAACAAAGCCAGAAATAT GTCATTCGAGCTCGGAAGTATTTGGATCAAGACATTTTTTGTGATTACACTATGAATGGCTTCTTTGGTATCAACACTCGCAATGATCGCTCTGTTCCTGACATCGAGGTAAACAAATCTAGTTTCCTCCCAGTAAATGTTGCAACAGCAGATGATCTAGGCATGTCACTCCTCGGCGACAACACCTTCTTCGATGAGTTCCCACTAACTTTTGAATCAGTGCTAGACTACCCAAAacttgaaccaattgaaccaataaCAAGCTTTGGATCTGTCGATAATGTATCTTTCGATGACTTCTTATGA
- the LOC122658279 gene encoding uncharacterized protein LOC122658279, protein METLSLSDDHNRIMRSFRDAAPTHYTFKINSFSAFSKNSIDKHESFEFEAGGYQWKLAVHPNGNKSREEKNHISLYLVLAQTSSLPSAWEINVIFRLFVFDQIQDKYLTVQDANNGGVKRFHGSKTEWGFDQFIPISIFNDPTRGYLVDDTCVFGAEVFVIKNSGKGERLSMIKDSTARKFTWKFHNYSFMKSEVYNSDAFFAGDYKWNIKLYPRGYNNWKDIALSMYLNLADLTNLTSNQQVYVSRCLRVVDQINGEHVERKDNSWHSTSNTNWGWHNFLQLRDLNNPEKGYLLKDTCIIEAEVIVLGLSWSE, encoded by the exons ATGGAAACTTTATCTCTGTCAGACGATCACAATC GAATCATGAGATCATTCAGAGATGCTGCACCTACTCACTATACTTTCAAGATAAATTCATTTTCTGCATTTTCAAAGAATTCGATAGACAAGCATGAGTCCTTCGAATTTGAAGCGGGAGGCTACCAATG GAAACTGGCTGTACATCCAAACGGAAACAAAagcagagaagagaaaaatcaCATCTCTCTTTACTTGGTGTTAGCACAAACGAGTTCACTCCCCTCTGCTTGGGAGATCAATGTGATTTTCAGGCTCTTTGTCTTTGATCAGATTCAAGACAAGTATTTGACAGTCCAAG atgctAATAATGGAGGAGTAAAACGCTTTCATGGATCGAAGACTGAATGGGGTTTCGATCAATTCATCCCAATTTCAATCTTCAATGACCCAACAAGAGGTTACCTCGTCGACGACACTTGTGTGTTTGGAGCAGAGGTTTTTGTGATCAAGAATTCTGGCAAAGGTGAGCGATTGTCTATGATAAAGGATTCCACTGCTCGTAAGTTCACTTGGAAGTTCCATAACTATTCGTTTATGAAGAGTGAAGTCTATAACTCGGATGCATTCTTTGCTGGAGATTACAAATG GAACATTAAACTTTATCCAAGAGGATACAACAACTGGAAGGACATTGCTCTTTCCATGTATCTGAACTTAGCTGATTTGACAAACCTTACATCTAATCAGCAAGTGTACGTGAGCCGTTGCTTACGCGTAGTCGATCAAATTAATGGAGAACATGTTGAACGTAAAG ATAATTCATGGCACAGTACTTCCAACACTAATTGGGGTTGGCACAATTTCTTGCAACTCAGGGATCTCAATAACCCAGAAAAGGGTTATCTGTTGAAAGATACTTGCATCATTGAAGCAGAGGTTATTGTTCTTGG GCTTTCATGGAGTGAGTGA